AGGTGGCGGGCGGAGTAGGTAGTGGTGGAGCAGGACGGCCGCGGCTGCGGTAGCGCAGCTGGTGGCGGcgcaggtgccggcggcggcgcaggACGGCCGGCCGGCAGACGTGATAGAGTGGGCGTCGATTTGGCAGGTTAGAACCCTAGGATTGATTTGGGGATTTTGTTGcacagtcccacatgtcagctcCGAACCCACGTCCACGCGGTCCCACGTGTAAGCTCCGGACCCACTACCACTAACGCCGGCTAAAATCTGGCCGTTTGGCCTCGTCATAGTAGCTGCGCATGGACTAGGGGAAAAACTGGGCACAATTCGCAActgagggcaaaactgagcacatgGACACCACTGAGGGCAAAAGGATAATTAACCCTTTTTTTAATGGAAATTGACGAGGTTGTTTTCTATCTGTGAGTTAGTCTGTTATGTTTGCAAACTTTGTGGAACTTGTGGCAgtttctttaatggaaatcgaCGAGGTGGCTAGTTGTGTCAAAAAATATATTCTTAACCGAATTGTTAGTAAAACCAATTTTCCAAAAAAACCTACTAAAACGAGTTTTGTTAAAACCAGGTGTTAATTTTCTTTATTCAAACAACCACTAAGAGTGTTCTAACAAGAAAATTGGTGATGTGTTGTTTTTGCTCATTTAGAGTGATGTACATCtttgttcagaaccccgctggcAAGACGATCCGCCTCAGGGTCGATCCATCAGATACTGGTTGATTACAACATCCAACATGTGTGGTGTTTGCCGGTTTCCCTTAATTAACTGTGCCATGTATGATTTTTGGGTCCGGTTTCCCTTATTAACTGGACCAATTATCTTCTAAATGCAATGCAGGAGCTCCCGCCCTTTGACGAGGCTCCGTAAAAAAAATCCAGCATGAATTGATCTACACTCAACCTTGAAGAGATGATGTAGATCTATGTGACTTATGGACAGGACCATCGCCCTCGACGTCGATAGCCGAGACGCCATCAACAGTGTGAAGAACTGAAGACAAGCGGTTGGAGGATGGGAACAACTTGGTGAACTACAGTACAACATTGGGAAGGAGTCCATCCTTCTTGTCGTCCTCCCGTGTATTAGATGAATGATGCAGATCTTGGTGAAGGCTCTGGATGGGAAGACCATCAGCCTCGAGGTTGGGAGCTTGGATACCCTAGAGTCCAAAATAGCAGCGCCTAACCTTTGCTGGCACGTACCTGTATGGCAGCCAGACCCTAGCGGACTGCAACATTGACAAGGAGTCTACCCTTCATATGGGGTCAGGCCTAGCATTCCAAGAACCAGTTttacctcaagtatccatggaaATCGACGGGGCAAACCTCTCGTATACAACAATGCCAGGATTACCAAATTGTGATGAATAGAACAATGGCCGAGGGTACAATAGAATAATGTCTTCCAACTGCCAAATCCATAAAAGCCGGCAAAGTACATATAACTGCTGCCTAGTATACATGACTACATGAGAAGGTACTACAGACATACATAAGCAACCACATATAGTCAAATACAGTACATAACAAGCTGGCATGCACATATACCACTGCTGCCTTGAGCTGTTGAGCATCCATAACTCGGGAGTACAGAGATACATAGCCCCTTAAAACAGTAATAACTTAGTAGAGCTGGCAATAACTTAAGAGATATGCGCTCATTCAACTTGACGCTCCTGAAGCACGCCTTCAACTTGACGCTCCTGAAGCACGACTTCATCTTTGTTGCATATCATAGAATCAGTGAAACCAAGTGCGACACCGGTAAAGAAATACTTCAACGTAAGTGTACGCATCTTGTTTGCAACCTCCCCATGTACATCAGAATATTGTCTTCAAAAGATGAACAAAACAATATGTTATATTTAACATCCCAGATGCAAGGTAGGAAAATTCGATAACCTGCTACTTAATTAAACATCACATGCTACTTACTTGATGATTTCTTCAGTTTGCTCACAATATTTGCCCAACACCTCTGCACTAGAGTGAAGATCCACATATGTAGCAGATTCAATATTGTTTCTTAGGAGAAGAGCCTTTTCAAGATCACTCTGCAATAGAATAGAGGAGCAATATGAGGCTGAGTATATAGCAACAAAGATACTACATTTAATCCTATAAGGATTAGCTTTGTACAAGTTCATAGCATGCTAATTCTTCCAGCTCCAGACAGAGCACTATATTAGATGTGCCTCAAATAAACCAATTCCAAAAGAAATATTAGAGGAGCTAGCTAGTTAATGTTGATCACCAAAGCAACCCACCAAGTTAGCTAACTTCAATTTCATTACCAAATACCCAGTACACCAGGCTACCTAATTTACGGAGTTACATACTCACTGTTCTGATTTTAATCCAAATATTTATCTACCATATGTGGAGCCAACTTTCTAGACACAATAGCATTCAAAAGAGGACTGCAACCAATGTCATTGGAATTATTAAACCCCTCTTGCTGGGAGTAAACGAATGTCCAGCACCGACCAAAAGGTAAAAGGAGAAACATTTTCATGACAATCTAATAGCCATAACTGATGAAAAGATGGTTACTTAAGTAAACACACAGTTTGCATATGAATTTCAGTGTAATCTGTAACAGCCAAAGGCACATGTGAAAACCATGAGATTTGGACGGCAGATAGCTAATGCAGATGAAACAGTGCAAAAAAGGCAAGCCACAAGGATAGACTACGATGTTAATACTTAATTAGCGAGCCATGCGCGAATGAGAATGGTGTACATACGCTCTAAAGCCTAAAAATTGCTGCTTAACGaaacaagcaacatgatgcaacaGCAAGACCTGAATTTGCAAAGGGTGCGACTTGAGGTACCGATCGGCGAAGGATAAAGATTCGAAATTGGGTAAATCGAAGAGACGAACTACCAATGGATTGGTGAACCATACGCATGCACACATTGATCACAAAACATATAGGTAGTGTCCTAGCTCTGCGTAGTAGGATGAACTGGTGATTTACTTGAGCGCGGTGTGGGAGACGGACGGAGCAAACCTTTGGAGGTGTGGAGTGGGAGATGGCCAGAGGACCCGGCGCAGGCGAAGCCCGAAGGGCGGCAGGCCCGGGGATCCGTATCTTGGCGGCCAGGTTGCGTAGCGCCGCCACCGCCATGGTTCGCCGCCGGCACGAGAGATCGATCTGGAACAGGGATGCGGCTAGGGTTCGAGATTGGGATTCCTCTTTCCTTGTGTCTCGTCCCCTGTCCGATATATAAAAGAGAGCGTGCCTGGCGGGCCGGGCTGTCCCCTTGGGCTGGGCTGGGCTGGCCTCGGTCCGTCTATTTTTCCCCAAAATGCTAGCCCTACCCTTGTGTTTCACACAAAATCCTTCACATACCATGTTTAGGCGTGTGACGGCACGCGACGCATCTGCTGGATAGAGATCCGATCTTCCCTCTAGCTAGGGTTTATCTTCCTCTCGTCGCCCCGCCGTCGTTGAGATCCGATCATTCTCCCTGTCGTCGAGCTTGGGTCCTTGACTCGGCCAgagcacgggggggggggggggggggggttgattgTTCCCTCGTCCCGAAGTTGGTTTTTACCACGAGGGGGCTAGGGTTTTTTTTCCATCGTGGGCCTGCAAGATCTCTTTCCGCGGCGGCTATGGCGAACCAGGGCGATCCGTCGGCCTCGGGATCCAAGGGCAAGGGCAAGCTGGAATATCTGATGAAGAAATTGGCTCTCAATGAGGATGATCTGGATGATGTGATCTTCGAGGAAGAAGATGCCCTGTGGAGGAGGACCTTCGATGGATGATCTTAGTTCGAGTTcacatggacaagggctttagtACGTATTGGTTCTTCTGCAACATGAAGACGGCCTGGGATCTTGCTAGGCCAGCCAAGATCAAAACTCCAGAGGAGAATTTGTTCCATGTGCAATTTGGTTGCTTGGGGGATTGGGAGTGGGTCACACAGGGGGGCCATGGCACTTCAGGGGGAACCCTATGATTATCGCTCTGTATGACGACTACACAAAACCATCCTCGGTTGAGCTCTTCAAGTTTGAGATTTGGGCAAGGATCATTGATCTCCCGATTGCTTTCCATGGTAAAGTGAAGGCGCTggctgataatccccaagtgcagggaatcatcgtagcaatttccaaaggtggaagtgataagtatggagtgtcgaacccacaaagagctaaaggtaagatcaatattctctcaagtcctatctgccactgatacgactctacgtacaccgaacgtttgcttccaactagatacgagaaataaaactacgttgtgggtatgaagaggatagctttgcatgatatcggtgagctaaaatataaaagtaggtgttgttatcataaggTTAGAATATATTaataaatattataaatagcaagtgtggaataatgatggatcggtgtgcggaattatcctaggcaattgttaacatgaccggtagtcgtcattgcaatttcatatgagggagaggcataagctaacatactttctcttcttggatcatatgcacttatgattggaactctagaaagcatccgcaactactaaagatcattaaggtaaaacccaaccatagcattaaagcatcaagtcccctttatcccatacgtcacaacccccttactcgggtttatgcttctgtcactcaagcaacccactataagcgaatcatgaacgtattgcaacaccctacagcgggaatccctcacgcttgcgcgacacggagggcacaataggacaacaccaaaataaaacatacaactcgtaccaatctagatcatcaatcaacccaaagacaaaggatatctactcaaaacatcatcagatggcaacacatcattggatcataatatgtggcataaagcaccatgttcaagtagggattacagcggggtgcgggagagtggaccgcgtaaaatagatgaggatggtgatgatggtggtgatgttgatgaagacgatcaccgcggcgatgattcccctcccgatggcactccggcgccaccgagagagaggaggagaggttctccccctagtgcttcctcctccatggcctccccccctagatggggagaggttctccctctggtccttggccttcatggcgatgatggcccctttgggatcctcctccatggcctccggtgatgatggccccctccagcagggcgccagagagggcctagattgatttctcgtagctacagaggcttgcggcggcggaacttccgatctaggttattttctgggggtttctgtatttataggattttttggcgttggtttcacgtcagggggggtctccgagtcgtccacgaggcaggggaccacgcccaggggggtgggtgcgccccccaccctcgtggacagcccgggactcttctggcccaactcttttgctccaggggcttcttttggtccataaaaaatcaacaaaaattggcacatcaattggactccgtttggtattccttttctgtaaaactcaaaaacaaggaaaaaacagaaactggcaccgggctctaggttaataagttagtcccaaaaatcatataaaatagcatataaatgcatataaaacatctaagatggataatataatagcatgaatacttcataaattatagatacgttggagacgtatcagcatccccaagcttaattcctgctcgtcctcgagtaggtaaatgataaaagaaataatttatgaagtgtgaatgctagcaggtgcacaagtttcatcaatgataatttcaataaCCTTTTCTAGCATtattatatgtcataacaatagctcatctcataaaaaatttcatgatcaagtaacaagctattcacatgttaaagtatagatcataaactttcttgaaaactaacaaacaatgctcttagtcatcaaacaattgcaattcatcttattttcggaaagggtctatgtaagagctttgatttagcaaactccacatacccaactatcatttaatctttcacaattgctaacactcatgtgatatttatgggttcaaagttttaatcggacacagagaaagataggggcttatagtttcgcctcccaaccttttacctcaagggtaatgtcaacaataataatttatgaaaacctacatccaagtggatatatatatatccggatcgctccaacacaaagtgcttgccaaaggaaaagtgtaaaaagaaaaggtgatgatcatcatgactcttgtataagggtagaagataaaagtaaaagatagggccttcgcagagggaagcagaggttgtcatgcgcttttatggttg
The sequence above is a segment of the Aegilops tauschii subsp. strangulata cultivar AL8/78 chromosome 6, Aet v6.0, whole genome shotgun sequence genome. Coding sequences within it:
- the LOC109740021 gene encoding uncharacterized protein, whose translation is MAVAALRNLAAKIRIPGPAALRASPAPGPLAISHSTPPKSDLEKALLLRNNIESATYVDLHSSAEVLGKYCEQTEEIIKQYSDVHGEVANKMRTLTLKYFFTGVALGFTDSMICNKDEVVLQERQVEGVLQERQVE